The following are encoded together in the Lactuca sativa cultivar Salinas chromosome 1, Lsat_Salinas_v11, whole genome shotgun sequence genome:
- the LOC111914946 gene encoding uncharacterized protein LOC111914946 yields MGDNVNENNNGNRGFEGTNPPIVSTTINADNFEFKPMMFQMINNNGLFGGMPSDEPLSHLRSFNQMCNNFKQRGMTTDAFRLRLFPYTLQGKARDRFDSLPSDSITTWEELREKFLQRFFRPTQNANLRNAITSFRQMDGESLWEVWERWNNLLRKCLAHRLPDDVKLETFYQVPTDRVHASGSKGSTSAEVRLVAQNDELAAVLASIKSMMKNMMSSSGMKEKKVDFCAVCQGVHDYSDYPQNLEFVFFIYRQNFPRQNNLYSETYNPGWRNHPTFSWCGQQQQHIQPQQEQFQQRPQNPPGFYQMPNQQVRPQGGAFHQASGSSSKLASPSSNQEMSPFKKEMMEFMIKQDQKTEAREKNQAIAMRNLENQIGQLV; encoded by the exons ATGGGAGATAACGTAAATGAAAACAATAATGGAAATAGAGGTTTCGAAGGAACAAACCCGCCGATTGTCAGCACAACAATTAATGCTGACAATTTTGAATTCAAGCCTATGATGTTTCAGATGATAAACAACAATGGTCTCTTTGGAGGCATGCCTAGTGATGAGCCTTTGTCCCATCTGCGTTCCTTTAACCAGATGTGTAATAATTTCAAACAAAGAGGCATGACGACTGATGCATTTAGGCTAAGATTATTTCCTTACACACTACAAGGGAAAGCTCGAGACAGGTTTGATTCTTTGCCTTCTGATTCCATCACCACTTGGGAGGAATTAAGAGAAAAATTCCTACAGAGATTTTTCCGACCCACTCAAAATGCAAATCTAAGAAACGCCATCACATCATTCCGACAAATGGATGGTGAATCattatgggaagtgtgggagAGATGGAACAATTTGCTAAGAAAATGTCTAGCACATCGACTCCCTGATGATGTGAAACTTGAGACATTTTATCAAG TGCCCACAGATAGGGTACATGCAAGTGGTTCGAAAGGAAGTACATCGGCTGAAGTTCGCCTTGTAGCTCAAAATGATGAATTAGCAGCTGTGTTGGCTTCGATCAAAAGTATGATGAAGAATATGATGTCAAGCAGTGGGATGAAAGAGAAGAAGGTTGACTTTTGTGCGGTTTGTCAAGGAGTCCATGATTATAGTGATTACCCACAGAATCTTGAATTTGTGTTTTTCATATATAGACAAAATTTCCCAAGGCAAAACAATCTATATTCTGAAACATACAATCCAGGATGGAGAAATCATCCTACTTTCTCATGGTgcggacaacaacaacaacatataCAACCTCAGCAAGAGCAGTTTCAGCAAAGGCCTCAAAACCCACCTGGGTTTTATCAAATGCCAAATCAGCAAGTGAGACCACAAGGAGGTGCATTCCACCAGGCATCAGGAAGTAGTTCAAAACTAGCATCACCTTCATCAAATCAAGAGATGTCACCTTTCAAGAAGGAGATGATGGAGTTTATGATCAAACAAGATCAAAAGACCGAGGCACGTGAAAAGAATCAAGCAATTGCTATGAGAAATTTAGAAAATCAAATAGGGCAATTAGTATAA